The Desulfonatronum lacustre DSM 10312 region AAAACAGCTTGGCCGGACTCTGGCGGAAATCTTCTATAACGACCCCTCACGCCAGACTGCCGTGGGCAAGGCCATCAAGACCGGCGAGGTCTTTCGCAATCTGGAGGTGAGCATTACCGGACACAAAGGCGGGGTGCGCCACGTTCTGGCCAATGTTTGCCCCCTGTACGATCTGGACGGCGTGTGCATCGGCGGCTTCTGCCTCTACGTGGACATGACGGCCCTGAAAACCAAGGAAGCTGAAATCTGCGAGCAAAACGAGATCATCTCCAAAGCGGCATCACAGGCCACCCAGGTCTCCAACTCCATGGCCTCGGCCGCCGAAGAGTTGGCGGCCCAGGTGGAGCAGGCCAGCCGGGGCGCGGAGCAGCAGCGGGACCGAACCGGCGAAACAGCCACGGCCATGGAGGAAATGAACGCCACGGTCCTGGAGGTGGCCAGAAACGCCTCCCAGGCCGCCGAAGCTTCGGACCTGTCTCGGACCAAGGCCCTGGAGGGCGCGAAAGTGGTGGGCGAATCCGTGGCGGCCATCAACAAGGTCCAGCAACAATCCGAGGAGCTGAAGGCCAACCTCGGTCGGCTGGGGCACCAAGCGGACCAGATCGGGCGGATCATGACCGTGATCGAGGACATCGCGGACCAGACCAACCTCCTGGCCCTGAACGCGGCCATCGAGGCGGCCCGGGCCGGAGACGCGGGACGCGGATTCGCCGTGGTGGCCGACGAGGTGCGCAAGCTGGCCGAGAAGACCATGAACGCCACCAAGGAGGTCGGACAGGCCATCTCGGACATTCAGCAGGGAACCAGAACCAATATCGAAGGCATGGACAAGGCCGCCGAGGCGGTTGCCGAAGCCACGGCCCGGGCCAACACCTCCGGCGCGACCCTCCAGGAAATCCTGGCCCTGGCCGAACAGGCCGCGGACCAGGTTCGCTCCATCGCCACGGCCGCGGAACAGCAGTCCGCCACCAGCGAGGAAATCAACCGCGGAGTGGAGGACATCAACCGCATCTCCGCGGAAACCAGCGAAGTCATGAACCAGTCCGCCCAGGCCGTCTCCGAACTGGCCCGGATGGCCGCCCAGTTGAACACCATCATCGACGGCATGCGGGCCCAGGCCAAAGACGAGTGTCCGGCGGAGTGATAATTGCCTGCCCCTCCCGTTCCATCACGCCAAAAAGGCCGGTGCGATCATCGCACCGGCCTTTTTGGCGTGATGGCGTAGGCAGAGGCACGGCGTGCCGTGCCTCCTAACGTCCCTGCTAGTCTTCCAACGTGGAGGTATCCCCCACTTCCTGGCCGAGTTCCTCGGCTTTGAGCACCCGGCGCATGATCTTCCCGCTGCGGGTCTTGGGCAATTTTTCCCGGAACTCGATGGTCTTGACGATGGCCACGGGGCCGAGTTCGTTGCGGATGTGGACCTTGAGTTCCTTGACC contains the following coding sequences:
- a CDS encoding methyl-accepting chemotaxis protein → MDTSKFAVPAIVIGILVIVGAVFATFLSGASGLTGAVTTAAAGLVALLVVGTPLMLQSRALAEASVVLGNLAEGNFQKNTLESSPGAKSLPGLFAALEAVSHALKHEKGLSKGIIEGLPTPFLLVDTKERALFTNQACLDMVQIDGPPKKQLGRTLAEIFYNDPSRQTAVGKAIKTGEVFRNLEVSITGHKGGVRHVLANVCPLYDLDGVCIGGFCLYVDMTALKTKEAEICEQNEIISKAASQATQVSNSMASAAEELAAQVEQASRGAEQQRDRTGETATAMEEMNATVLEVARNASQAAEASDLSRTKALEGAKVVGESVAAINKVQQQSEELKANLGRLGHQADQIGRIMTVIEDIADQTNLLALNAAIEAARAGDAGRGFAVVADEVRKLAEKTMNATKEVGQAISDIQQGTRTNIEGMDKAAEAVAEATARANTSGATLQEILALAEQAADQVRSIATAAEQQSATSEEINRGVEDINRISAETSEVMNQSAQAVSELARMAAQLNTIIDGMRAQAKDECPAE